A single region of the Streptomyces sp. NBC_01803 genome encodes:
- a CDS encoding YbjN domain-containing protein, with protein sequence MADPRQIVEDSLRDSGAEWESPAPGRYVVTLPGTRKLATTCSLVLGRHSLSVNAFVIRCPDENHAGVHRWLLERNTRLYGVAYAIDRLGDIYLAGKLPLSALSPEEIDRVLGTVLENADGPFNTLLELGFASAIKKEYAWRTARGESTRNLDAFAHLTRPSS encoded by the coding sequence ATGGCTGATCCGCGGCAGATCGTCGAAGACTCGTTGCGCGACTCGGGCGCCGAGTGGGAGTCCCCCGCCCCCGGGCGCTACGTGGTCACCCTCCCGGGGACCCGGAAGCTGGCCACCACCTGCTCGCTGGTGCTGGGGCGGCACTCCCTCTCCGTGAACGCCTTCGTCATCCGGTGCCCCGACGAGAACCACGCGGGTGTGCACCGCTGGCTCCTCGAACGCAACACCCGGCTGTACGGGGTGGCGTACGCCATCGACCGGCTCGGCGATATCTATCTGGCGGGCAAGCTTCCGTTGTCGGCGCTCTCGCCGGAGGAGATCGACCGGGTTCTCGGCACGGTGCTGGAGAACGCCGACGGGCCGTTCAACACCCTGCTGGAGCTGGGCTTCGCCTCGGCGATCAAGAAGGAGTACGCCTGGCGCACGGCCCGGGGTGAGTCCACGCGCAACCTGGACGCCTTCGCGCACCTCACCCGCCCCTCGTCCTGA